The proteins below come from a single Triplophysa rosa linkage group LG12, Trosa_1v2, whole genome shotgun sequence genomic window:
- the rab11a gene encoding ras-related protein Rab-11A translates to MGTRDDEYDYLFKVVLIGDSGVGKSNLLSRFTRNEFNLESKSTIGVEFATRSIQVDGKTVKAQIWDTAGQERYRAITSAYYRGAVGALLVYDIAKHLTYENVERWLKELRDHADSNIVIMLVGNKSDLRHLRAVPTDEARAFAEKNGLSFLETSALDSTNVETAFQTILTEIYRIVSQKQMSDRRDNDMSPSNNVVSIQVQPTENKPKMQCCQNI, encoded by the exons ATGGGGACGAGAGACGACGAATATGACTACTTGTTTAAGG tGGTCCTCATCGGGGACTCTGGTGTGGGGAAGAGTAACCTGCTATCCCGCTTCACCCGCAATGAATTCAATCTGGAAAGCAAAAGCACTATCGGAGTGGAGTTCGCTACACGTAGCATCCAGGTAGATGGGAAGACGGTGAAGGCTCAGATCTGGGACACAGCTGGACAGGAGCGCTATCGAGCCATCACTTCAGC GTATTACAGAGGAGCTGTGGGGGCCCTCCTAGTGTATGACATCGCCAAGCACCTGACCTATGAGAATGTGGAACGCTGGCTTAAGGAACTGAGAGACCACGCAGACAGCAACATTGTCATCATGCTCGTGGGTAATAAAAGTGACTTGCGTCACCTTAGAGCCGTTCCCACTGACGAAGCACGTGCATTTGCAG AGAAAAACGGGCTGTCTTTTCTGGAGACCTCAGCTCTGGATTCCACCAACGTAGAGACCGCTTTTCAGACCATCCTGACTG AAATCTACCGGATTGTATCCCAAAAGCAGATGTCTGACCGTCGAGATAATGACATGTCACCTAGCAACAATGTGGTGTCCATCCAGGTGCAGCCTACTGAGAATAAACCAAAGATGCAGTGCTGCCAGAACATCTAG